From Anopheles darlingi chromosome 2, idAnoDarlMG_H_01, whole genome shotgun sequence, the proteins below share one genomic window:
- the LOC125951438 gene encoding zinc finger protein 490-like, protein MTYYLCRLCCNWTETGLLCERTTTHAIVAQIFGIELAQISTLPEYSCKDCSTSLNVCRDFYDRVQASEAFLRNLHDNNKLQAFLNRQSNYSAENGLNTGSEIRQAESELWQDGVEEECLGKVTQAEEKLISLDIIPVEELEIVNGPLIDAIHDEQSETMFKEEVLAGDQDLSLSGDEGGPIDANDLRPAKPSHRSRSACQELVKKNPLMCYICNEEQTSVASLRTHLFSHDDLLPYHCTQCSTPEQSIDIRTLIALNNHFESHQLPIQCEQCPLRFRTYHASVFHQKNKHNSKVPLVCDTCGKEFVDHYKFRKHMIAHQNKLTQRYKCATCEKVFQNATVLHRHELIHSDTKLFKCPFCARLFNHQSNFEVHKARHQRNQLKLYPCDVCNERYTKFDEWKRHMHQHFPQDRRYWSKELALSKKLQDQTNYPASCQEPGCSYVATTIVKMWSHYQSHYKSFGCTQCGQSFAKMHNLRTHIETVHEQIRKHECTLCGRLFGFAQKLREHMDWHKGIRSKQCKYCPKTFIFSSNLVIHERIHTGQKPHGCDQCDARFSSCAGLTKHKKCHDPKEPPKKKLISQEHSGNL, encoded by the exons ATGACTTACTACTTGTGTCGGCTTTGTTGCAACTGGACGGAGACGGGGCTATTGTGCGAAAGGACAACCACTCACGCGATCGTGGCACAAATTTTCGGAATAGAG CTGGCTCAGATATCGACGCTTCCCGAATACAGCTGTAAGGACTGTTCTACATCGTTGAATGTCTGTCGAGATTTCTACGATCGGGTGCAGGCTTCCGAGGCTTTTTTACGCAATCTGCACGACAATAATAAACTGCAAGCGTTTCTCAACAGACAGAGCAATTATAGCGCTGAAAACGGCTTGAACACTGGTTCGGAAATAAGACAAGCAGAAAGCGAATTATGGCAGGATGGCGTCGAGGAAGAATGTTTGGGAAAAGTTACGCAAGCGGAGGAAAAGTTAATTTCTTTGGATATAATACCCGTGGAGGAGCTAGAGATCGTGAATGGACCTTTGATCGATGCGATCCATGATGAGCAGAGCGAAACGATGTTCAAAGAAGAAGTGCTTGCAGGGGATCAGGATCTCTCATTATCGGGAGATGAAGGCGGGCCGATCGATGCAAACGACCTCAGACCAGCGAAACCATCGCACCGGTCGCGAAGCGCATGCCAGGAACTTGTCAAGAAAAATCCTCTTATGTGCTACATTTGCAATGAAGAGCAAACAAGTGTCGCGAGCCTACGAACGCATCTATTTTCACACGACGATCTACTACCATACCACTGCACACAGTGCAGCACGCCGGAACAGTCCATTGATATACGGACGCTGATCGCCCTTAACAATCATTTCGAATCCCACCAACTGCCCATCCAGTGCGAACAATGTCCATTGCGTTTTCGAACCTATCATGCGAGCGTCTTTCACCAGAAAAACAAGCATAACTCGAAGGTCCCCCTCGTATGTGACACCTGTGGGAAGGAATTTGTAGACCATTACAAATTCCGCAAGCACATGATCGCTCATCAAAACAAGCTAACGCAACGGTACAAGTGTGCCACGTGCGAAAAAGTCTTTCAAAACGCCACGGTGCTGCACCGGCATGAGTTAATACACTCCGACACCAAGCTCTTTAAATGTCCTTTCTGTGCACGCTTATTTAACCATCAGTCGAACTTTGAGGTACACAAGGCGCGCCACCAACGGAATCAGTTGAAGCTGTACCCCTGCGATGTTTGCAATGAGCGTTATACCAAATTCGACGAATGGAAGCGCCACATGCACCAACACTTTCCACAGGATCGCCGTTACTGGTCGAAGGAGCTAGCTCTGTCGAAGAAACTGCAGGATCAGACCAACTATCCAGCATCTTGCCAGGAGCCAGGTTGCTCGTACGTGGCTACGACGATCGTAAAAATGTGGAGCCACTATCAATCGCACTACAAATCATTTGGTTGTACTCAGTGTGGGCAAAGTTTCGCGAAAATGCACAAcctgcgcacacacatcgaGACGGTGCACGAACAGATCCGGAAGCACGAGTGTACCCTCTGTGGACGGCTTTTTGGCTTCGCGCAGAAGTTGCGGGAGCATATGGATTGGCACAAGGGAATCCGTAGCAAGCAGTGCAAATACTGCCCGAAGACGTTCATATTTTCATCGAACTTGGTCATCCACGAACGTATTCACACTGGCCAAAAACCTCATGGTTGCGATCAATGCGATGCCCGTTTCTCTTCCTGCGCTGGGCTgacgaaacataaaaagtgCCATGATCCCAAAGAACCTCCGAAGAAAAAACTCATATCACAAGAGCATTCTGGCAATCTTTAG
- the LOC125959470 gene encoding protein ovarian tumor locus-like, which produces MDFLNSAGRSFATGSRETPDICDQYLEKIGYYRKHTARDGTNLFRVISEQHYDIQLYHGRVRQDCIEYIRDHSSQFPEIPAAEHENYLEDMASCDTVGTMTELRALALLHRANVQIFEPFTNGRWFYVSADCKETWRIFMGRDKYFDSVFTLHYMKLLAYCQALVYEVLYVHVMQLPDVAYAVERMLYDPYDRKIRYYKNERKQDVAMTVDGRRLVLSNEADTSCVLSNFRFCHFHNNENFPSIAKFFRSYRSDGANVDLFRSDMTELMLPARPCGGGGKADPLLYQRNISCVRQLLSVGITPFPYKTAKLLDPHIYRNAEYDAWMEDVVKVFRYAASREHLYKIGARVFAKIKDTYKSCRIERIVPERQIMLVRLNASSAEWVPWNDVKLFSHSKSSGFGHRRAMDGGLPSSQLQGHGLKLNTLGSKLRSFPPVKNEPHSSPTYSNSEHIHSNNTIDNTAMQQEHKPFLYQEYQPLQPFLQYAQPVWPTPPVASYEPSMVPNMLTEHMMPLPGTPPFLENVHLLPNCWIGNFPPFHHHPGAIQTQPPPIPMHPHLTPPAATAPGATQFMEQQHQEVEQKDQHFAWMVNQMGHFPIEGGQQPLPYQTIIAHNTNINMPSWFGGDHQVCTPDPVLATMIPPSINPQQHQHQHQHQQQQQQQQQQQQQQQQQQLQSSVTPLPPPMHALTPIIPPITPFCQHFLPWMTNAPGDIATTSPPTAATFTWSGPTGMPSIGQEMVNSSSMTNGDGQRGCAVPYI; this is translated from the exons ATGGATTTCCTGAACTCTGCCGGGCGTTCCTTTGCCACGGGTAGCCGGGAAACGCCGGATATCTGCGATCAGTATCTGGAAAAAATCGGTTACTACCGTAAGCATACGGCGCGGGACGGAACGAATTTGTTTCGCGTCATCTCGGAGCAACACTACGACATCCAACTGTACCATGGCCGTGTGCGGCAGGATTGCATTGAATACATTCGCGACCACTCGTCACAATTTCCGGAG ATTCCGGCCGCAGAACATGAAAACTATCTGGAAGACATGGCTAGCTGCGATACGGTCGGTACTATGACCGAGTTGAGAGCCTTAGCGCTTTTGCACAG AGCTAATGTCCAAATATTCGAGCCATTTACAAACGGCCGTTGGTTTTATGTGAGTGCCGATTGCAAAGAAACCTGGCGAATTTTCATGGGTCGCGATAAGTACTTCGATTCCGTGTTCACCCTCCACTACATGAAGCTGTTGGCCTACTGTCAAG CTCTGGTATACGAGGTTCTGTATGTGCACGTGATGCAGCTACCGGATGTAGCTTATGCTGTCGAGCGAATGCTGTACGATCCGTATGATCGTAAGATTCGCTATTACAAGAACGAGCGAAAGCAGGACGTCGCGATGACGGTGGATGGTCGTCGGTTGGTGCTTAGCAATGAGGCCGATACGAGCTGCGTTTTGAGCAACTTTCGCTTCTGCCATTTTCACAACAACGAAAACTTTCCCAGTATTGCAAAATTTTTCCGATCGTACCGTAGTGATGGTGCAAACGTGGATCTTTTTCGGAGCGATATGACTGAACTTATGTTGCCAGCGCGTCCTTGTGGCGGAGGTGGCAAGGCTGATCCGTTGCTATATCAGCGTAATATTTCCTGTGTCCGCCAGCTACTGAGTGTAGGCATTACGCCGTTCCCATATAAAACGGCCAAACTGCTTGATCCTCACATCTACCGTAATGCCGAATACGATGCGTGGATGGAAGACGTGGTAAAGGTATTCCGATATGCAGCCAGCAGAGAGCACCTGTACAAG ATAGGCGCTAGGGTCTTCGCCAAAATCAAAGATACCTACAAATCCTGCCGTATTGAGCGCATAGTACCGGAGCGACAGATTATGCTGGTCCGTCTTAACGCATCCTCTGCCGAATGGGTTCCATGGAATGATGTAAAACTCTTCAGCCACTCGAAGTCGTCAG GTTTTGGCCATCGACGAGCTATGGACGGTGGATTGCCATCGTCTCAGCTACAAGGACATGGTTTGAAGTTGAATACATTAGGCAGTAAATTGCGAAGTTTTCCACCGGTGAAAAATGAACCTCATTCCAGCCCCACATACAGTAACAGCGAACACATTCACTCTAACAATACTATCGACAATACTGCGATGCAACAAGAACACAAGCCATTTTTGTACCAGGAATATCAACCGCTACAACCATTCCTGCAATATGCACAACCGGTCTGGCCTACTCCTCCTGTGGCATCATACGAACCGTCGATGGTACCAAACATGCTTACCGAACACATGATGCCATTACCAGGAACACCGCCATTCCTGGAGAACGTGCATCTCCTACCGAATTGTTGGATTGGCaactttccaccattccatcaCCACCCAGGGGCG ATACAAACACAACCGCCACCGATTCCAATGCATCCACATCTtaccccaccagcagcaacagcacctgGCGCAACTCAGTTTATGGAACAACAGCATCAAGAGGTTGAACAGAAAGATCAACATTTTGCTTGGATGGTAAATCAAATGGGACACTTCCCCATCGAAGGAGGCCAGCAGCCGCTTCCATACCAAACTATTATTGCACACAATACGAACATCAACATGCCGAGCTGGTTTGGCGGAGACCATCAGGTGTGCACGCCTGATCCAGTGCTAGCAACCATGATACCGCCAAGTATCaacccacagcagcaccagcaccagcaccagcaccagcaacagcaacagcaacagcaacagcaacagcaacagcagcagcaacaacagcttcagTCGTCGGTAACGCCGTTGCCTCCGCCAATGCATGCCTTGACTCCGATCATTCCACCTATTACACCTTTCTGCCAGCACTTTTTACCCTGGATGACCAACGCTCCCGGTGATATAGCGACGACGTCGCCTCCAACTGCAGCCACATTTACAT GGAGCGGACCTACAGGGATGCCTTCTATTGGCCAAGAGATGGTCAACTCTTCGAGCATGACGAATGGCGATGGTCAACGAGGATGTGCTGTGCCATATATCTAG
- the LOC125951658 gene encoding zinc finger protein ZFP2-like, giving the protein MDILIEPDCYKVCRICMESCEDDFVCVYDEFEDMILSDVITECARIEIRKHDALPRNACRNCAEYMIIAYHIIQKCRESDGTLRSIFHHELNVREGERNNELAREGARMRVTEDMDPSDYEFLLGLGLDGEQLLEEPSFTSPVDAGMAGAPVYGQPASSLSTVSQQHPQQQQKQREEEEMQSNSLPATAYAEKTTSNNHPCQVGEETTTVRTAEIAHESSETNEEDSSVPQGEQKKCCGCRKLFYDERSLLDHCRDVHLPSQECQQEGSSDDGKRWRCTVCYRGFSSLQLLKEHQRTVNRKYVCARCGKRFMTQANLDTHSKCHKDRETYKCCGCRGEFETELELLLHSEQVHRPERKEDSDKPFECETCFRRYSKRKSLVKHRRMARQFQCQTCGAIFMKQLFLTLHTESVHRRGLEQEQQQSHHEQLQQDQAHLQKYRCCGGCRDEFADMAALREHSERVHGKDDDRTRAQGVDRPFQCSICRKRFATAIYLLQHRSREFREKCFPCSICGRSFNRAHDLSNHQTTHSSEMPFECNVCGRRFKNKIYLKNHCKLHASSAKEHVCRQCGKCFRTKELLKTHHISHSQERKHECTVCGAAFKRLQCLKIHTRVHTREKAYECTVCRKRYVQASDLKRHMLTHNPDVEGKPFQCEHCLRRYPRKDYLKMHVRRQHPEQHTAQPEPQRLQDALELFAAANGREAASTIAASVPTASLAMVDDDVGDFMRLC; this is encoded by the coding sequence ATGGACATCCTGATCGAGCCGGATTGCTACAAAGTGTGTCGCATCTGTATGGAGAGCTGCGAGGATGATTTCGTGTGTGTTTACGACGAATTTGAGGATATGATTCTGAGCGACGTGATCACGGAATGTGCCCGAATCGAAATCCGTAAGCACGATGCTCTTCCACGCAATGCATGCCGGAACTGCGCGGAGTACATGATCATCGCATATCACATCATTCAAAAGTGCCGTGAATCGGATGGGACGCTGCGATCGATCTTTCATCACGAGCTAAACGTGCGTGAAGGCGAACGGAACAATGAATTAGCCCGGGAGGGTGCCCGCATGCGGGTAACCGAAGACATGGACCCATCGGATTATGAATTCCTGTTGGGGCTTGGGCTGGACGGTGAGCAATTGCTCGAGGAACCTAGCTTCACTTCTCCGGTGGATGCAGGAATGGCTGGCGCTCCTGTATATGGCCAACCAGCGTCTTCACTTTCCACTGTAAGCCAGCaacacccgcagcagcagcaaaagcaacgggaggaagaagaaatgcaATCTAACTCTTTACCAGCAACGGCGTATGCAGAAAAAACGACCAGCAACAACCATCCTTGCCAAGTTGGCGAAGAAACTACGACTGTGAGGACCGCGGAAATCGCCCATGAATCAAGCGAAACAAATGAAGAAGATTCTTCCGTACCGCAGGGTGAGCAAAAGAAATGCTGCGGTTGTCGGAAGCTTTTCTATGATGAGCGCAGTTTACTGGACCATTGTCGAGATGTGCATCTACCTTCGCAGGAATGCCAACAGGAGGGTAGTTCCGACGATGGTAAACGATGGCGCTGTACGGTATGCTATAGGGGTTTCAGTAGTTTACAGCTGCTCAAGGAACACCAGCGTACGGTGAACCGGAAGTACGTCTGTGCGCGCTGCGGAAAGCGATTTATGACCCAGGCAAACCTAGATACTCACAGCAAATGCCACAAGGACAGGGAAACGTACAAATGTTGCGGATGTCGGGGTGAATTCGAAacggagctggagctgctACTCCACTCCGAACAGGTGCATCgaccggaacggaaggaagatTCCGACAAGCCGTTCGAATGCGAAACATGCTTCCGCCGTTACTCCAAGCGTAAGTCGCTGGTGAAACATCGGCGCATGGCGCGCCAATTTCAGTGCCAAACATGTGGCGCAATCTTTATGAAGCAACTATTCCTGACGCTCCACACCGAGAGTGTCCATCGTCGGGGATTggaacaggagcaacagcaatcgcACCACGAACAGCTACAGCAGGATCAAGCACACCTGCAGAAGTACCGATGTTGCGGTGGCTGTCGTGATGAGTTTGCGGATATGGCCGCTCTACGGGAGCATTCCGAACGGGTGCACGGCAAAGACGATGATCGAACGCGTGCGCAGGGTGTCGATCGACCGTTTCAGTGTTCGATCTGTCGCAAGCGGTTTGCCACTGCAATCTATCTGTTGCAACATCGCAGCAGAGAATTCCGCGAGAAATGCTTTCCATGTAGTATCTGTGGTCGATCGTTCAATCGGGCGCATGATCTATCCAACCATCAAACGACGCACTCGAGCGAGATGCCATTCGAGTGTAATGTGTGTGGGCGACGATTTAAGAATAAAATCTATCTCAAGAATCACTGCAAGCTGCATGCCAGCAGTGCGAAGGAGCACGTGTGCCGTCAGTGCGGCAAGTGCTTCCGGACCAAGGAGCTGTTAAAAACGCACCATATCTCTCATTCGCAGGAGCGCAAACACGAGTGCACGGTATGCGGGGCCGCTTTCAAACGGCTCCAGTGCCTAAAGATACACACCCGGGTGCACACCCGAGAGAAAGCATACGAGTGCACAGTCTGCCGTAAGCGGTATGTGCAAGCTTCCGACCTCAAACGGCATATGCTGACCCATAATCCGGATGTCGAAGGAAAACCGTTCCAGTGTGAACATTGTTTACGGCGTTACCCGCGCAAGGACTACCTGAAGATGCATGTTCGACGGCAACATCCGGAACAGCATACCGCCCAGCCGGAACCTCAGCGGCTTCAGGATGCCCTAGAATTGTTCGCGGCAGCTAATGGAAGGGAAGCGGCGTCAACGATCGCGGCTAGTGTACCGACGGCATCTCTAGccatggtggatgatgatgtaggGGATTTTATGCGTCTGTGCTGA
- the LOC125951660 gene encoding (Lyso)-N-acylphosphatidylethanolamine lipase-like: MTRTKNPSPKKIDQSDEKHSEQRLLHKWTRYSSAKLEEVEETLLSALRKPYESIFVDVGQCVGTNDKIRTVALNRESSNIPVLLLHGLGAGVGLWVLNLDAVAEYRPMYAIDILGFGRSSHPKYDPDTAAAERQFVTSIEAWRVAVGIDRMYILGHSMGGYLACSYALSHPERVAGLILADPWGFMETPPRIKRKYWIRILYRTARKMNFYPLTVVRMAGPTAAWILSRRRTDITSRFESIVPDERVVADYLHLVNAQKPSGESGFCAIQKNFGWPINPMLKRIDQIDPSIPMTFIYGSESWIDLEAGEITKAKRANSFVEVKIIENASHHLYADFPDIFNKHVNDACFTYDARFNTQRTAEPTEVAEG; encoded by the exons ATGACGCGAACGAAGAATCCTTCACCCAAGAAGATAGACCAGAGTGATGAGAAACATTCCGAACAAAG GCTGCTGCACAAATGGACCCGATATTCGAGCGCCAAACtcgaggaggtggaggagacgTTGCTTTCAG CGCTCCGAAAACCCTACGAAAGTATTTTTGTGGATGTGGGTCAGTGCGTCGGAACGAACGATAAGATACGCACGGTGGCCTTGAACAGGGAGTCAAGCAACATTCCGGTCTTACTGCTGCACGGTCTTGGGGCCGGTGTTGGGCTCTGGGTGCTCAACTTGGATGCCGTCGCTGAATACCGACCAATGTATGCCATCGACATACTGGGATTCGGGCGCAGCTCACATCCTAAGTATGATCCGGACACAGCAGCTGCCGAACGTCAGTTTGTAACCTCAATAGAAGCGTGGCGAGTAGCGGTTGGTATCGATCGGATGTACATACTCGGTCACTCGATGGGAGGATACCTTGCCTGCAGCTATGCACTGTCTCATCCGGAACG CGTCGCGGGTTTAATACTGGCCGATCCATGGGGTTTCATGGAAACGCCACCGAGGATAAAGCGCAAATACTGGATCCGCATCCTGTACCGGACGGCCAGGAAGATGAACTTCTACCCGCTGACGGTGGTGCGTATGGCTGGTCCAACCGCAGCCTGGATCTTAAGCCGGCGGCGGACGGACATTACGTCACGCTTTGAGTCTATCGTTCCCGACGAGCGAGTGGTGGCCGATTATTTACATTTGGTGAACGCACAGAAGCCTTC GGGCGAGAGTGGGTTCTGTGCAATTCAGAAAAACTTCGGCTGGCCTATCAATCCAATGTTGAAGcgaatcgatcagatcgatccCAGCATACCCATGACGTTCATCTACGGTTCGGAATCGTGGATCGATCTTGAGGCGGGTGAAATCACGAAAGCAAAGCGCGCTAACAGTTTCGTCGAAGTTAAG ATCATCGAGAATGCTAGCCATCATTTGTATGCCGACTTTCCCGATATCTTCAACAAACACGTGAATGATGCCTGCTTCACCTACGATGCCCGTTTCAACACACAGCGAACCGCAGAACCGACCGAGGTAGCGGAAGGGTAG
- the LOC125959472 gene encoding uncharacterized protein LOC125959472, translating to MGWPTLITPHSEGSTLSRQKRFLIFPRANPGRLQLIGGFGIPVDIQLESITVGYVIKTVYYLPWNSSHLIPPFLDRHEADGLPVAPLRNTRSIPLVLAADRIERYEGILVDKGTDSLPKPSHAESRWMFYRAIEQMFEQKGYDGHSCVLRAICETSEAAFTHTSGLVGELLNIVFRPSTTDDTITEASHERYRQAERISATISSRNDRVATL from the exons ATGGGGTGGCCAACGTTGATAACTCCCCACTCGGAAGGGTCGACACTGTCACGCCAGAAACGGTTTTTAATATTCCCTCGGGCTAATCCTGGACGCCTGCAACTGATCGGTGGATTTGGTATACCCGTCGACATTCAACTCGAGTCGATCACCGTTGGGTATGTTATCAAAACCGTTTACTACCTACCATGGAATTCGTCACACTTGATACCACCGTTCCTGGACCGACACGAGGCTGACGGGCTTCCGGTAGCACCACTGCGCAACACGAGATCAATACCATTGGTGCTAGCGGCTGATCGGATCGAGCGGTACGAGGGAATATTGGTGGATAAAGGAACCGATTCCCTGCCGAAACCTTCTCATGCCGAATCTCGATGGATGTTTTACCGTGCCATTGAACAAATGTTCGAACA GAAGGGCTACGATGGCCATAGTTGTGTGTTGCGTGCCATATGCGAGACATCGGAAGCGGCCTTTACGCATACCAGTGGGTTGGTGGGAGAGCTGTTGAATATAGTTTTCCGACCATCTACCACCGACGACACCATTACGGAGGCTAGTCATGAACGGTATCGGCAGGCGGAGCGCATTTCGGCCACCATTAGCTCCCGGAATGATCGAGT TGCCACGCTCTAG
- the LOC125951659 gene encoding protein brambleberry-like: MGSSYLFRRRWIVAMLLLVCLQSPLATASLLEYIWPAQGDSGDQSTAIDTFPGVPYELSDGEEEFIREASKWIGMALSKLDLCHHRIVLKLKKSCHELNGEQMGKLAVMLLNCQSDSEGRPLFPCTDEMSLRQCTERMDSDTWNAYHLITNRAKAVCASVRHEQFRGLTELTVNKLMSTAHEQLRMMGELADSQQKLQSVTREAVDEMVGNNERIMHQQGDIMKLSEVHRAKVESNFRELVREKSLIRAGQQEVAVLLTDLRARIDGSMRQLEQQSKRSKLNHDSLLTDLERLQANAAAIAAKIDETGLHFVEHHRVAEQQYRYTLEQLQRINATVANVLQSLGSVRDDFNRQLTWFAEKIGGGENALQKAYIILLHFSFLLVGMICLAFVGADKLLRIALIVAVPGNMVGGLLDLFQPDILRLFIALGCIALVDVIVRLVMKYSSAGTRISPRTTVNLGRTNPSMTSSSHATQRSNAESRNYQENAPTESEDEEDDRYDRNTSRLRSMTPSGRLRESLRRSVSRFSGTDDIRRSRTPVGATDRRSASQNRVQCTARTLRGDQCRSSAQTGSDYCRLHGPRGL; encoded by the exons ATGGGTTCTTCGTATTTATTTCGAAGAAG ATGGATCGTCGCTATGCTCTTGCTCGTTTGCCTACAATCACCACTAGCAACAGCTTCTCTTTTGGAATATATCTGGCCGGCGCAGGGGGACTCGG GCGATCAGTCGACGGCGATCGATACGTTCCCAGGAGTACCGTATGAGCTGAGCGACGGTGAAGAGGAGTTCATACGGGAAGCATCGAAATGGATCGGAATGGCGCTGTCTAAACTTGACCTCTGTCATCATCGGATCGTCCTGAAACTGAAGAAATCCTGCCACGAACTGAACGGGGAGCAGATGGGCAAGTTGGCGGTGATGCTGCTCAACTGTCAGTCCGATTCCGAGGGCCGGCCTCTGTTTCCATGCACGGATGAGATGTCGTTACGCCAGTGTACGGAGCGGATGGATTCCGATACGTGGAACGCCTATCATCTGATTACTAACCGTGCCAAAGCAGTATGTGCGAGCGTACGGCATGAACAGTTCCGTGGATTAACGGAGCTCACGGTGAACAAGCTGATGAGCACGGCCCACGAGCAGCTGCGGATGATGGGTGAGCTAGCGGACAGTCAACAGAAGCTGCAGAGCGTTACTCGGGAAGCTGTCGACGAGATGGTGGGCAATAACGAGCGCATTATGCACCAGCAAGGCGACATCATGAAACTGTCCGAGGTGCATCGAGCAAAGGTTGAGTCCAATTTCCGCGAACTGGTGCGCGAGAAAAGTTTAATCCGAGCCGGGCAGCAGGAGGTGGCCGTATTGTTGACCGATTTGCGCGCTCGGATCGATGGTAGCATGAGACAGCTAGAGCAACAGTCCAAGCGCAGCAAGCTAAACCACGATTCCCTGTTGACCGATCTAGAGCGTTTGCAGGCAAACGCAGCCGCCATCGCGGCCAAGATCGACGAAACCGGACTTCATTTTGTCGAGCATCACCGTGTGGCAGAGCAGCAATACCGCTACACATTGGAGCAGTTGCAGCGTATCAACGCAACCGTTGCCAATGTGCTACAATCTTTGGGCAGTGTACGAGATGATTTCAACCGGCAGCTAACATGGTTTGCGGAGAAGATTGGTGGCGGTGAGAATGCACTCCAGAAGGCGTACATCATCTTACTGCACTTTAGCTTTCTGCTCGTCGGAATGATCTGTCTAGCCTTCGTTGGGGCAGATAAACTGTTGCGTATTGCACTAATCGTGGCTGTTCCTGGCAATATGGTTGGAGGACTGTTGGATTTGTTTCAACCGGATATTTTGCGGCTTTTCATTGCGCTGGGTTGTATAGCCCTCGTTGATGTCATCGTCCGACTTGTTATGAAATATTCTTCAGCAGGGACCAGAATTTCCCCCAGGACTACTGTTAATCTGGGACGAACAAACCCATcaatgaccagcagcagtcacgCGACACAGCGTTCCAATGCAGAATCACGAAATTATCAGGAGAACGCACCAACCGAAAGtgaggatgaagaggacgaTCGCTATGACCGAAATACAAGCCGATTACGATCGATGACTCCCTCTGGCAGGCTTCGTGAGTCTCTCCGTCGAAGTGTCTCACGATTCAGCGGAACGGATGATATACGGCGCAGCAGAACACCCGTTGGGGCTACGGATAGAAGATCGGCCAGCCAAAATCGAGTGCAGTGCACGGCAAGGACACTGCGAGGTGATCAATGTCGCAGCAGTGCCCAAACTGGCAGTGACTATTGTCGTCTGCATGGACCGCGTGGCTTATAG